A single genomic interval of Penaeus vannamei isolate JL-2024 chromosome 33, ASM4276789v1, whole genome shotgun sequence harbors:
- the LOC113809675 gene encoding probable glutamate receptor yields MAALMGLALQVLLLTYYTSDLVSSLAAGPPPPTLSTLYDVYNSPRLELGFTKGIALQLYFSESTDPIVRKMWQAIEDDNYNALANSMEEGMQRVLRKPYLYMDWGIPLRYDYGHDCRLYMLPTSYFHVQTSFTLRKNSPLVPILNKVVLDILSSGLVEKWWHDWNTEAGSCGPLQNEPVGVKTVFGPFFIFSMALVASLCALACEIRIFRKYPKLNLTTKHMRK; encoded by the exons ATGGCCGCGCTCATGGGCCTGGCGCTGCAGGTGCTGTTGCTCACCTACTACACGAGTGATTTGGTGTCCAGCCTGGCCGCCGGACCGCCGCCGCCCACACTCTCTACCCTTTACGACGTCTACAACAGCCCTCGCCTTGAATTGGGTTTCACGAAGGGCATCGCGCTCCAGTTGTATTTTAGC GAATCGACGGACCCAATAGTCCGCAAAATGTGGCAGGCCATTGAAGACGACAACTACAATGCCCTCGCGAACTCCATGGAAGAGGGCATGCAGAGAGTTTTGAGGAAGCCCTACCTGTACATGGACTGGGGAATCCCCTTGCGATATGACTACGGCCACGACTGCCGCCTCTATATGCTGCCCACTTCCTACTTCCACGTGCAGACTTCCTTTACTCTCAGGAAGAATTCGCCGCTCGTCCCCATCTTGAATAAAGT GGTGCTCGACATCTTATCTTCGGGGCTGGTGGAGAAATGGTGGCATGACTGGAACACGGAAGCCGGTAGCTGCGGGCCCCTTCAGAACGAGCCCGTGGGAGTAAAAACCGTGTTTGGGCCCTTCTTCATATTCTCCATGGCTCTCGTGGCGTCCCTGTGTGCTCTGGCCTGCGAAATTCGGATTTTTAGGAAATATCCCAAACTGAATTTAACAACTAAACATATGCGGAAGTAG